agtgtgtgggatagagatttagagcatttcagggaaagacagaggaaagaatgttcgatagaaactagaattgtctgttctgaatttctatcctgtactaacaatgattactattgtaaaatctgtttgcaggaagttcgaacgagaggagtttgaggccgatatctcaaactaaatatcacgtcaagaactgactgagtcactcaattcttgggatcattgaccttagaatctagaaggagaaatgtttgtctattctgtctgcttcaagagattttaaacaacagtgtgtctggaaaagcactgagacacacacacacacccgtgtgagactgttacagagcactgactgtggaaagagctttaaccagtgacacagcctgaaaacatactacaccattcacatcaGGGAGAGACTGTACAGGTGTTCAGTGTGTGGACGACGATTGAACTGATCGTCCAacgcggtgagacgcaagatcacccggaccatggagaaaccatggaaatgtgaggattgtgggaaggggttcaaagcCCTAcacgagctggcaaggcatcaacgcagtcacactggagagaggccgttcacctgctctcagtgtttaAAGGGATTCACTACCATTGGCACCCTGCAGAGACACAAactagttcacactggggagagaccgttcacctgctctgactgtgggaagggattcactcgggtatcccacctgcagacacaccagcgagttcacactggagagaggcctttcacctgctctgtgtgtgggaagggattcattgacattGGCAATCTGCGGaaacacaaacgagttcacactggagagaggccttttacctgctctcagtgtgaaaagggattcactgacattggcagcctgcggagacacgaacgaattcacactggagagaggcctttcacctgctctcagtgtgaaaagggattcactgacattggcagcctgcggaaacacgaacgagttcacactggggagaggccattcatctgcaatgtgtgtgataagggattcactcagtcacaccacctgcagaaccaccagcgagttcacaccggggagaagccgttcatctgcactgtgtgtgataagggattcactcggttatcccacctgcagacacaccagcgagttcacactggagagaggcctttcacctgctctcactgtgaaaagggattcactgacattggtaacctgcggaaacacgaacgagttcacactggggagaggcctttcacctgctctcagtgtgaaaagggattcactaacattggcagcctgcagagacacgaacgagttcacaccggggagaggccattcatctgcactgtgtgtgataagggattcactcggttaccccacctgcagacacaccatcgacttcacaccggggagtagccgttcatctgctctgtgtgtgctaAGGGATTTGCTCaatcatccagcctgctgaaacacaatgtcactcacaccaagagcaggccctttaaatgctctgactgcaggaggggtttcaaaagctcacagctactgatgtcccaccagcgtgttcactctaaggagagaccgttcagctgctctcattgcacaaagagctttagaacctcatccaacctgatgaaacacgagcgaggtcacactggggagagcccgttcacctctccgactgggaaaagattcactcagtcatcacttgctgagccacaatgtcactcacagcaaaaagagacctttaaatgctccgactgtgggagtgggtttaaaagctcttagGTACTGCTGTCCcaacagcgcattcacactgaggagagattgtatagctgctctcactgcacaaagagatttcaaacatcatccacattgcggagacaccagcgagttcacactggaaagaagccattcacctgctctcactgtggggagggattcacgcagtcgtccaacatgctgagacaccaaagggttcacaagtgatgttgggttagattctgctgttattcctgctgttaatcacatccaggactgacccTGGAGTGGGTGGACGGGTTtttctcctcgtcaactcctggtgctcggatgtggcgaccctggcgaactactgctccccggacctggaatacccgactgtgaagtaccgtccatactaccttccatggagttcacttctgccatcatcacggcggtctacatcccaccccaggcggaagtgaagaaggcgcttgatgaattgtagccgctataaataacaatgaagcagaatacccggaggccttgttcatcgaggccggggactttaaccaggccaacctcgagtgtactgccaaaactccaccaacacatctcctgtcccgacaggggccccaacatccctgaccactgctacacaaacatcaagggcgcctgatgctccatcccctgaccgcacttcggaaaatcggaccacaagacggtgctccttctcccggcatacaagcagaaattgaagcggagaatccggttaagaaggttgtgcaaatgctggtccaaggcaacagaagagctcccacgtgactgcttggagtcagtggactggtccatattcaagaactcagcaggcAACCTAAACAAGTAtaccagcaccatcacagacttcatcagcaagtgtgtagaagattgtgtgttaaagaaggtagtacgtacgttacccaaccagaaaccatggtttaatcgggagattcactcccgacagAATGCCACGTCTGAGGAGATCAAGACGGGCGACCCTGACCTAATCAAGAGATCTAGGTATGACTCCGCAAAGCCATCACAGactccaagagacaataccagactaagctcgaATCACAGATTCACGACAtggactctcgttggttgtggcaaggcttaaataacATAATGGGTACAAAGTAAAGCCGAGTAGAGTCTTCAGCAGCAGTGCAGCCCTCCCaacaaactcaatgcattctatgcttatttcgagcaggaaaccaacaaactgccccaggagccttggacacacccatacccaccgtcacagccttcaaagtcagattggccgccttgaaagtgaaccctcggaaagcgacaggtcctgatggagtccctgccgtgcactcagatcctgcgcggaccaactgacaggtgtgtttgcggacatcctcaacctctccctactccgttctgagtttcccacttgcttcaagaagatcaccatcataccggggccaaagaagaatcaggcaaatCTCCTATGAAaggagattggggaaactaggcctcttttctctgGAGTTTCAATGAATGAGAGGGgaattcattgaaacttacaaaatccagaaaggaatagacagggtgggtgcaggtgagaggtttcccctggttggagaatctggaaccaggggacacaatttcaaaataagggggaagccacgtaggaccggtctcggaggagacatttctttactcagagggttgtgaatctttggaattctcgaccccagagggctgtgggagctcagtcactgagtgtgtttaaagcagagactgacaaatttgttttttttgtttaaaaaatttaatagtacccaattatttctttccaattaaggggcagtgtagcgaggccaattcacctccGCTGCACATCTAATTCggctgtggggctgagacccacaagacacgaggagaatgtgcaaactccacatggacagtgacctggggccagaatcgaacccaggttcttcgtgccgtgagacagcagtgctagccactgagccaccgtgctccccaactgacagatttctaaatatcaataacacagggatatggggatagcgtgggggaaaagacattgaagtggatgatcagccatgatcgtattgaatggtggagcaggctcgatgggctgaatgactaacTCTGGTtccgatgatataaagataggtaggaaagtaaattgtgaagaggacataaggagggtacatagaacatagaacaatacagcgcagtacaggcccttcagcccacaatgttgccccgaaacaaaagccatctaacctacactatgccattatcatccatatgtttatccaataaacttttaaatgccctcaatgttggcgagttcactactgtagcaggtagggcattccacggcctcactactctttgcgtaaagaacctacctctgacctctgtcctatatctattacccctcagtttaaagctatgtcccctcgtgccagccatttccatccgcgggagaaggctctcactgtccaccctatccaaccccctgatcaaagTGGTACAAAGGGTACAAAGTGATATAGATAGGTTACATGAGTGGGAAAATATCTGCCAAAAGGAGAataatgtggggaaaatgtgaaattatccatgttggccagaagaataaaaaagcttcttttcaaaatggtgagagattgcagagctctgaggttcagagggatctgggtgtccaagagcatgaatcacaaaaggtgagtatacaggtacagcaagtaattaggaaagctaatagaatgttattgtttattgtgagggaaactgaatacaaaagtagattatgcttcagttatacaggacattggtgagaccacatctggagcactgtgtacagtatagctctcatttaaggaatgatgtaaatgtgttggaagcagttcagagaaggttgtgaatctatggaattccttgcccagtgaagcagtagaggctccttcattaaatgtttttaagataaagatagatagtttttttgaagaataaagggattaagggttatggtgttcgggctggaaagtggagctgagtccacaaaagatcagccatgatctcattgaatggtggagcaggcttgaggggccagatggcctactcctgctcctagttcttatgttcatatgtttactggactcatacctggaattggaggctggtcttatgaggaatgattggacaggctgggcttgtgtccgatggagtttaggtgacttgattgaaccgcataagatcctgagggacttgacagagtggatgtggaaaggatgtttcctcttgtgggagaatctagaaattggagtcactttaaaagtaacaacttgcccatttaaggcggaGGAGAACTCTTTTCTCTTCAGAGGgtcgcgagtctttggaactctcttcctcaaagggcagtggaagcagagtctgtgaatattttgaaggcagagctggatagattcttgataggcaagggggtgaaaggttatcggggggttagcaggaatgtggagttgaggttacaatcagatcagccgtgaatgtattgaaaggtggagcaggctcgaggggccgagtggcctactcctgctcctaattcgtatgttatgacatactttataatagattgtagcattttccctcctactgatgtcaggctaatgggtctgtggttcccgtttactctctccctccttaaatagtggaattacatttaccactttccaatctgcaggaaccattccagaatctatagaattttgaaagatgatcaccagtgtatccactatctctacagccgcctctttcaacactctgggatgtagagcagcagcttttggggatttattaactttgaaccacattaatttctccagtactactttttcactaatacaaatctccttcagttcctcgtaCTCACTAGTCCGTTGGTTCTCTCGTGCCTTTGGGCCGATTTCatgtcctccatgaagacagacacacattgtttagattctctgccatttcattgttccccattataaactctcctgtcactgcctggaatggacccacattggcctttgctgatcttttccttttcacattttaaAGGAGCTATTCCAATCGTTTTttaatgtttctcgccagtttgctctcatattcagtTTTCTCtttttgagtttcttgatcctcctttgctgaattcgaagagaagtttccaatcctcagggttacacttattttggcaactatatgagtgataagatctcttattttatcttcaataagagcccaagatctggttgattggaggtgtccagaaatacaactttattgctaattatccaccttgattctcttacataaaaataaatcaaaacttAGATTCAATAAAACATCAAATCATAAAGGGAGATAAACGAAAACCGaagaaaatattaggaaatgaatagatggttcagaatttcttaaagcatgaatacagaacaaactttagtcatgaaactttattcttaaataaattcttatcaatggtctaacccccttattggtttcaaattctcagctgaggcttcctgatttattcaaataaCTCTCTGTcacattggtcattacttaagattcattaatgtctatcaaattaattaaatgtctacatgctcccgccacgtgtaccaatcctctgaagataaggtgttctgcattaaccttgcttgttgctaaggTTTTGCTACATATTGTAAATGTTTGTGTTACTAAAGCTGCAATACTTTTTCATTACTAGAcgtatttgtagaacaatggtttattcacTACGAGaacttttatgcaacttttcttgaaacaGTGTTAGATTCTGATACATAATTAAGTTCCTGTGCAGCAATTCTCAtgtttttatctgaaacaatgactttgccttgtgtatattccattttctgtctgtatgtatactgaatttaaaaattatactgcattgattcttcaaggtaccaataaatcagtgaagcaataaatctttaatcgattaatgagcctcttcctttgacccaatggaatctttaatttttcttatTAGCCACGGTTGCGTCACATTTCCTGTTGGAATTTTGTTTCTTAAGTGAATCTATAGTTTATGTAAATATGAAATAATTCCTTAAATGCTCGCGATTACCTATGTATCATTAtacattttattgtaagttcccaatcaacttgcccctcatagcttgacagtttccttctaagacagaaccatgtaaccaccaaagcctatcttCATCTAAACCTGCATTCTTTCAGGGtttcaaacagaaacaggaactatctgtcatctaccttccaaacaccctttcactctgtgatcctttatGAAATTTGTCAcaaggccagtccagcagaaagaaaccctccgaccctccccattgaccaactgtgagaatgaacaaaatgcagtcctggatgtaattgaggagcaacaataacagcagaatccaaaccctgtaatcaattgtgaacttgttggtgtctcagcaggtacaaggaaacacagaatcccttcccacactgagagcagatgaatggcctctccccagtgtgaacccactggtgcctctgcaggttggataattgagtgaatccattcccacactgggagcaggtgaacggtttctccccagtgtgaactcgctgatgtctctgcagggtgaatgactgactgaatcctttcccacaccgagagcagctgaatggcctctcctcagtgtgaatgtgccgatgagcttccagtgcagctgGGGCTTTGAATCCTTCCCACAGTCCCGGCATTTCCATTATTTCTCCATGTTCtgagtctccttgtgtctctccaggttagacaattgaagccttacccacacagagaacacgtgtacagtccctccccgctgtgaatgggcgATGTTTTGTCAGGCTGTGtgtctggttaaagctctttccacagtcagtgctctggaacactctcactcgggtgtgtgttccccaaggaatcaagtgactgtcataacaagaaaatgaaatgaaatgaaaatcgcttattgtcacaagtaggcttcaaatgaagttcctgtgaaaagcccctagttgacacattccggcgcctgatacgggaattgaacccgcattactggcctgcctgggtctgctataaaagccagctatttagcccactgtgctaagatgTGATGTTtgtgatt
This portion of the Scyliorhinus torazame isolate Kashiwa2021f chromosome 5, sScyTor2.1, whole genome shotgun sequence genome encodes:
- the LOC140420129 gene encoding uncharacterized protein, whose product is MEKPWKCEDCGKGFKALHELARHQRSHTGERPFTCSQCLKGFTTIGTLQRHKLVHTGERPFTCSDCGKGFTRVSHLQTHQRVHTGERPFTCSVCGKGFIDIGNLRKHKRVHTGERPFTCSQCEKGFTDIGSLRRHERIHTGERPFTCSQCEKGFTDIGSLRKHERVHTGERPFICNVCDKGFTQSHHLQNHQRVHTGEKPFICTVCDKGFTRLSHLQTHQRVHTGERPFTCSHCEKGFTDIGNLRKHERVHTGERPFTCSQCEKGFTNIGSLQRHERVHTGERPFICTVCDKGFTRLPHLQTHHRLHTGE